The Alosa sapidissima isolate fAloSap1 chromosome 5, fAloSap1.pri, whole genome shotgun sequence genome has a window encoding:
- the trim37 gene encoding E3 ubiquitin-protein ligase TRIM37, translated as MDEQSVESIAEVFRCFICMEKLRDARLCPHCSKLCCFSCIRRWLTEQRAQCPHCRAPLQLRELVNCRWAEEVTQQLDTLQLCNLSKHEENDKDKCENHHEKLSVFCWTCKKCICHQCALWGGMHGGHTFKPLAEIYEQHVTKVNEEVAKLRRRLMELISLVQEVEKNVEAVRGAKDERVREIRNAVEMMIARLDNQLKNKLITLMGQKTSLTQETELLESLLQEVEHQLRSCSKSELISKSPEILLMFQQVHRKPMQSFVTTPVPPDFTSELVPAYDSSVFVLSSFSTLRQRADPVYSPPLQISGLCWRLKVYPDGNGVVRGNYLSVFLELSAGLSETSKYEYRVEMVHQGSSDPSKNIIREFASDFEVGECWGYNRFFRLDLLATEGYLDRQNDTLVLRYQVRSPTFFQKCRDQGWYISQLEAAQTSYLQQIHHLQERLAMQLFRHEKSPEQRKGGVRESRAEKAGPEEEAGPASVGRTESKTEEDEDDKTQQDDSNDLSDGDLEVDCMTVDDEVNPLDGSSTSGSSTATSNTEENDIDEETMSGENDVEYGATLELEEGHMPEDAAGAAGGVGSDSGSRACRRGAASASASGLLEIDPVILIQLLDLKDRNHMDSLWGVQPRPPTLLHNQAAVPSRKERDRRPQAVRRSAPDSGVLIRLKAQMAEVRSKMSDVKGQLEALGGEARAGPSLELELPPPGEPEGNGRKSELDLLFKGPARHTRGGKKSPPKQDSGCVLSSVLARRPLEGGEKELRGGETPAEPHSSSMAEGVVKPRSVHSSPPSLGSSCERDIREGGSLYGVTTSDLFSLNGLTTATKTRRNTLGAGLLTDSSLDGDQEEGPAESHQSRLTLAESHQSRLTLVEPSSSRSDEGVLCPQPVVHLMSSDSEVDCDTENENEEDGEAGEYDTHTLPEAGEQLLTDDLSFTAGEATER; from the exons ggCCCCTCTGCAGCTGCGTGAGCTGGTGAACTGTCGGTGGGCAGAGGAGGTCACCCAACAGCTAGACACACTGCAGCTCTGCAACCTCTCCAAGCACGAGGAGAACGACAAGGACAA GTGTGAGAACCACCACGAGAAGCTGAGTGTGTTCTGCTGGACCTGCAAGAAGTGCATCTGCCATCAATGTGCCCTATGGGGTGGCATG CATGGGGGCCATACCTTCAAGCCTCTGGCAGAGATCTACGAGCAGCACGTCACCAAGGTGAATGAGGAGGTTGCCAAGCTACGCCGACGACTCATGGAGCTCATCAGCCTCGTCCAGGAAGTG GAGAAGAATGTGGAGGCGGTGCGTGGGGCGAAGGATGAACGCGTTAGAGAGATCAGGAACGCCGTGGAGATGATGATCGCACGACTGGACAACCAGCTCAAGAACAAGCTCATCACACttatgg gtcagaAGACATCCCTGACTCAGGAGACCGAGTTGCTGGAGTCTCTGCTGCAGGAAGTAGAGCACCAG ttgaggTCCTGCAGTAAAAGTGAGCTCATCTCCAAGAGCCCGGAGATTCTACTCATGTTCCAGCAGGTGCACAGGAAGCCCATGCAGTCGTTCGTCACCACACCTGTACCGCCCGACTTCACCAG TGAGCTGGTTCCTGCTTATGACTCCAGCGTGTTTGTGCTGTCCAGCttcag TACTTTGCGGCAGCGGGCTGACCCTGTCTACAGCCCCCCACTGCAGATCTCAGGCCTCTGCTGGAGACTAAAGGTTTACCCT gaTGGGAACGGCGTCGTGCGTGGTAACTACCTCTCTGTGTTTCTGGAGCTGTCAGCTGGTCTGTCTGAAACCTCCAA gtatgagTACCGAGTGGAGATGGTGCACCAGGGCTCCAGTGACCCCAGTAAGAACATCATCAGGGAGTTTGCGTCGGACTTTGAGGTGGGTGAGTGCTGGGGCTACAACCGCTTCTTCAGACTGGACCTGCTCGCCACCGAGGGCTACCTGGACCGCCAGAACGACACGCTCGTACTCAG GTACCAGGTGAGGTCGCCCACCTTCTTCCAGAAGTGCCGAGACCAGGGCTGGTACATCAGCCAGCTGGAGGCGGCTCAGACCAGCTACCTACAGCAGATCCACCATCTAcaggag agattaGCCATGCAGCTGTTCCGCCATGAGAAGAGCCCAGAGCAGAGGAAAGGGGGTGTCCGTGAGTCTCGGGCAGAGAAGGCGGGGCCAGAAGAAGAGGCGGGGCCAGCATCAGTGGGCAGGACCGAGAGCAAgacagaggaggatgaggacgaCAAGACACAGCAGGACGACTCCAAC gacCTGTCAGACGGTGATTTGGAGGTGGACTGTATGACGGTCGATGACGAGGTGAACCCTCTGGACGGAAGTAGCACGTCCGGCAGCTCCACGGCAACTAGCAACACTGAGGAGAATGACATCGACGAGGAGACCAT gtcagggGAGAATGATGTGGAGTACGGTGCCACTCTGGAGCTGGAGGAGGGACACATGCCAGAGGACGCCGCTGGAGCTGCAG GTGGTGTGGGTTCTGATTCTGGCTCGCGGGCATGTCGGCGCGGAGCGGCCAGCGCGAGCGCCAGTGGGCTCCTGGAGATCGACCCGGTCATCCTCATCCAGCTGCTGGACCTCAAGGACCGCAACCACATGGACTCACTGTGGGGCGTGCAGCCGAGACCGCCAACGCTGCTGCACAACCagg CGGCAGTCCCCTCTCGTAAGGAGCGTGACCGTCGTCCTCAGGCAGTGCGTCGGTCAGCCCCAGACTCCGGGGTCCTGATCCGGCTGAAGGCCCAGATGGCGGAGGTGCGGAGCAAGATGAGCGATGTGAAGGGTCAGCTGGAGGCTCTGGGCGGGGAGGCGCGCGCCGGACCCTccctggagctggagctgccgCCCCCCGGAGAGCCGGAGGGCAACGGCAGGAAGAGCGAGCTGGACCTGCTCTTCAAGGGCCCCGCCAGACACACCCGCG GCGGGAAGAAGTCTCCCCCGAAGCAGGACAGTGGGTGTGTGTTGAGTAGTGTGTTGGCACGTCGGCCTCTCGAGGGGGGGGAGAAGGAGCTGAGGGGGGGCGAGACTCCTGCCGAACCGCACAGCAGCAGCATGGCTGagg gtgttGTGAAGCCGCGTAGCGTACACAGCTCTCCCCCGTCGCTGGGCAGCAGCTGTGAGCGGGACATCCGTGAGGGGGGGTCACTCTACGGGGTCACGACCTCTGACCTCTTCTCTCTCAACGGCCTGACCACCGCCACCAAGACACGCAGGAACACCttagg GGCAGGCCTGCTGACTGACAGTTCTCTGGATGGAGACCAGGAGGAGGGGCCTGCTGAATCCCACCAATCACGGCTCACGTTGGCAGAAAGCCACCAATCAAGGCTCACATTGGTTGAGCCCTCCTCCTCCCGCAGTGATGAAG gtgtactgTGTCCACAGCCTGTGGTGCACCTGATGAGCAGTGacagtgaggtggactgcgACACTGAGAATGAGAACGAGGAGGACGGGGAGGCTGGAgaatacgacacacacacactccctgaagcag